GCCGTGCCCCATCCAGCTCAAGGATTACCGGGGCCAGAACAGCACGGTGGTGTCCTGCAACTGCACCGCCGCGGTCATCGCCTCCCCGACCGGCTTCAGGGTGGTGTGGGGAACGGACATCTACACGGATGATTCGTCGGTGTGCCACGCGGCCGTCCACGCCGGGGTCATCACCGCGAGCGGCGGCATCGTCAACGCGGTGATCGCCCCAGCCCAGTTGACGTATACCGGGAGCACCCGCAACGACATCACGAGCAACAACTACACCAACAGCGAATACATCTACGGCAGCTACTACTTCCAGTAGCCGCCTGGCGCTGGCGCTTCCCGCGCGGCGGGCCGACACGGGAAGCGCGGGCCCAGCGCTGCCAAGGGATGACCGTCTTGAGAATGAGGGCTTCACGCACGCCGCGCTGAGGGCTGGGCGCAGCGTTCCAGGGTGTCAGACGATTCGTGGGAGACGAGGTGTCGGAACGAATCCTTTGACACCTTCCCCGGCGCCACCGGAACAGCCAGAGGATCGGAGCGGGCACCGCGCTCCAAGCCGGGCCGAGGAACGCGGCGAGGAAGCCAGCCTCGAGGAGCAGCGACTCCCAGCCGAAGGAGTAGAACGTCTGTCCGACATTCACGATGGAGAGGTAGAGCGCCCAGAGCACGAGCCATGCCGCCATCGTGAGAGGCACCGGCCAGGCATCCGGCAGCCCCAGGACGATCGTGAGCGACAGGAGGATGCCCGCGAGCGCGACGACGACCAAGCAGGCGATCGGAGTAGCGGAAGTGAAACAGGCTGGGCGCGTCGCGGAAGCGAACCCTGGCAATGAACCGCGGCGCGGGAAGGAGACCCCGCTCACCGAGCAATGGGCGGAACTGCTCCAGCGCGACCAGGAAGGCAATCAGGTAGGCAAGCCCCAGGCCGCACTGGAGGACAAGTCGCGCGATCCAGAAGTCCGAGGCGTGGAACCAATCTGGCACACCTCAACGCCAGGTCCGTCTCCGCGAGCTTTCAGCCGTGACGGCCTGGTAGCATGGAACGCCTGGTCGCCGAACGGGGGGTCGTGTAAGACGCCGTGGGGCTCATTGTCCTACTCGCGGGACTGCACATCTTCCTGGAGGTCAACCCCGGAAGCGAATGGGGCATGCTCGAACACGAGTTCGGCCTGCCCCTTGCCGTGGCCCTGGGCTGAGCGCTTCTACCGCGGAGAAGGAGAAACAGTGTTCATCTATCGAAGAAGACTGGTCGTGCTCACGGGCCTCGCGCTGATCGCGGTATTTGCCGCGTTCCGGCCCACAGACGCGGACGCCATGATCTCGGGACAGCCGACGGATCGGGTGTTGCGGGTGTACAGCAACAACATCGAGAACCTGGTCCTGAACAACGCCGACGGGACCTGCACCCGGGTCTCGGGTACGGACCACCTGAGGTCGATGCTCGTCGACGACGCTGGGCAGACCGGTACCTCCGGAGTGGTCGCCCCCGATCTGCTCATCGTGCAGCAGGTACGCGGTATCGGGCAGGCACAGGCCTACGCCGACCAGCTCTCCGCCATGTTCGGGCTGCCGGTGGGGACGTACAAGGCGCTCGTTGCCTGGGACGATCCCGAGCCATGGGGAGGCAGCCACAAGTGCAGTGATCAGTCGTTGGGCGACCTGAAGAAGAAGCAGACCAACGGCATCATCTACAACACCGGGCGGTTGAGCCTAGCCGCCGACGACATCTCGGCCTACTGGAGTGCCGGGTGGCTCAAGCCGGGGATGGCGTACAACGGGGGGGCTGGATGCACCCTGTACAAGCCGCCGAACAGCGATTCCGGTACCACGTATCAATACAAGTGGAAGCGCACCAGCGCCATCGCCGCGCGATTCACCATCAAGGCGACCGGCACCACGGTGTTCGCGGCGACCATGCACCTTCCGGAGGAGAACTCGGCGAACGCGTGCGCGGGTGACGGGAACACCGGCATCAACGGTACCGGCATCCACATCGGGGCGGACGCGACCCGCTTGATAAACGCATCGACGATCCGCATCGTGGGCATCGACGCGAACCGCAGGAACATCCCCTCGACCACGCTCAGCGCTCAGGGCATGACCGGCTACGGTACGGCGGCCACGCACGGGGCATCAAAGATCGACTACCTGTTCGTCCAGGGGGCCGTGCAACCGTCGCCGATCGACTACACGGTGAGCAGTACAAAGTCGAACCACCGCGCGCTGTACGCCTTCATCAGCTTCTAGCGGGCTGGGCTTGATCCGTTTCCGTGGACATACCTCGTAAGTCGGCTACACGGAAGGGAGTGTCCATAGGGCGAAGGAAGAGACGAAGCTTCAACGCGAAGTTCAAGGCCGAGCAAACCTGTAGTAATGGGAGCTTGCTGGCCCCTTTTTCCCGTGAGAGGCACCGCACCGTGCTGCTGCTGCGCGCCTTCGGGCTCTTCGTCCTCACGGCACTGGCCGAGGTGCTCGGTTGCTACCTTCCCTACCTGTGGCTGCGCGAGGGCAGGTCACCACTGCTGCTCCTCCCCGCGGCCGCAAGCCTGGCTGTGTTCGCGTGGCTCCTGACGCTACATCCCACCGGAGCGGCCCGCACATACGCGGCTTACGGAGGAGTGTACATCGCCGTGGCTCTCGGCTGGCTGTGGTTCGTTGAGGGAGAACGGCCCACGGCCTGGGACATCATCGGCGCGCTCGTTGCCATGACGGGAATGGCCATCATCGTGCTTGGGCCCCGGAAATAGCCTTGGAGGGTGTCATAACGGATTTCAGTTGAGTGTTCTCATCCCCTTCCGGGCGCATCAACCCGGTGAACGGGTACAGAAACCTATATCTTATATCGATTCCTGTTCGCCCACAGAGGGTAGAACCGTCGTCACCGCGCGAAGGCTCTACCGAGGGCTCCCCGAACGGGATTGTTTGTATGTCTTGACCGGAACATTCAACTGAAATCCGTTATCAGACGATTATCAACTCGACGTTGTGCAGGCCATGTTCGGCCACGAACGCGCGTGCGCGAGCGCCCACGGGGATGTCGAGCTGGTCGAAGAGCCAGCTCGCCTCCCCCGTCATCTCTTGCGCTTGGCGAACCAGACGTTGCTCCTCCGCGGCCTCGTGGCCGAGCAAATAAACATTTTTGCTCCTCCACCGTCGCGGCAAAGGACGGGCTCTCTTCCTCCGGCCTCGCTCCTGCTTGGGGGACGCTTTCGTGGTATACTGTTTACTCTACGATTACGGGTGTGGTCGTCAGAACAGAAAGGTACATGATGAAGGAGCTACTCGACCTGCTGAAGCGGATTCTGCCGGATGCCTACATCTGGTCCACGATGGATGGGTTCACTCCGAACCGGGGTAACGAGAACGCGGTGGGTATCATCATCCAGCCGGGTCCCCAGGCCTAGACCAGTACATGGCGCTGATGATGACGAACCCGGAGGAGATCGCGAACCTCTGGGGACACTCCGCCCTCTACTTGCGACGCAACGGTCGGGTGGTGCGCGCCGTGGGGTTCGACCCGCACCGGTTGGGCATGGCGCAAGACATGGTGATGCAACAGGTGAGCAGCGGGCGTCACCCGACGCAGGGCTACTACTACGATGAGCGGGTGATATTCCGCAGCCCGGACGCACTCATCGTCGAGTTCCGCGTGGACACCTACCACGTGGACGAGTTGGAGCGGGTGGTGCCGCGTCCGGGCAGGGCCGTCAACCAGAACTTCCTGACGCAATACGTGACGCGCGACGGGCAGCGGCTAGCCTCCCAGCACGGTCAGTTCAACCCAAGCCAGATAGGCAATTGTATCAACTTCATCATCCAGGCCCTGACGCGCAGCAACCTGGTGGTCTCCGCGAGCCAGCAGCTGACATCGCGCTCCACGGGAAGGCTCACCGCGGCGCCGGGCTTCGACATGTCCCCCGCGCAGGGACAGTTGACGGGTGTGATGACCCAAGGCTTCCGCAACCAGACGCTCGTCCTGCACGACCTGGACTCGGGCATGCAACTCAACCCGCTCCAGACCCGGCGCTTGCTGAGCAGGGGGGCAAGCTTCTACCGGCGCGCGGTGGGCGGTATCACGACGCTGAGCGTGGCCCGGCTGGCGGGCGCCTACATCCTGCCGGAGAGCATGGCTCCCGTGTGGTTCTACTCGGACTACGCGGGGCTGGCGAAGATCATCATCGACATCTGCATCAAGGTATTCCCGAAGGGCAGTTCCTTCTGGATGCGCCAGCCCCACGTGATCGACGCCATCCTGGGCGCCCTCGTGAAGTTCTGCTTCATCCACGCCGCCATGTCGGTGACCTGATGGGCTGACTGCCGGGTCTGTGGATCCTGCTGACGCTCCTGATGGCCTTCTTCACCTGAAGCCCCAGCTGGCGGCGCTCCAGACGCAGCTCACCGCGAGCTGGTGCTGGGGCGGGTTCTCCGAGCAGCACCACGCGAGTGCCAGCCCCCGTCTTGCCGCTGCCAAGCTTTTCACAGCGCGCGTAGGCCGCGCAGGAGTTCCGGGCAGCGACAGTCACCGCATCGGACTGAGAACTCACGCCGCAGCCCATCAGTCCCACTGCACCCAACATCCACAGTCAGTTGTTCATGTTCATGGACGCGCGGTTTATGCGCGGGTGCGTCATGACGGGAAGAGACAAGAGGACCCCCGCGAAACCCGAAGGGCGGACTTGTCGGTGCTGCTCGCACTGGGGATGATTCCCCCATGCAAGGAGCACCCATGGGAACGTTGACGGACAGGTGCGCGCTCGTGACGGGCGCGGCAAGTGGAATTGGCCAGGCGATCGCCGAGGCGCTGGGCGCGCAAGGGGTCCGGGTGCTGGTCTCGGACCTCGACGAGGCGGGCGCGCGCGGTGGCCGGGCGCAACCCCAACGCCATCGCGCAGCCGCTCGAGTTCTTTGACACCCTCTCAGCGCGAGTGGCAGCGTGAGTGGCTGAGTGGCCGCCCACGCCAGACCAGTTCCCGGACACGTTCACGCGCCCCGGATTGGCTCTCGCCACAGCCGCCGGAGCGAGCGACGTCACGGGAGATCGACGATGTGGACCTCTGTGCTCCGCGTGCCCGTCCCGTTCTTCTTGACGCCCACCAGGTCACGCTGCCTGCTGACAAGGAACTGCCAGGATTGATCCGTTTCCTCGATGGGCGTGCCGGTGTGCATGCTGAAGCTCTGGTAGTTGTTCGCTGCGGAGAGGACGTGGACCTCAGTGCTGTACGTCCCCGTGTTGCGCTTGTGGACGCCGACGAGATCCCGGTTCGCGGCGACCGCGAACTCCCACGAGTCGTCTGTCTGCTCCAGCGGAGTACCAGTGTGCAGGTTGAAGCTCTGGTAGTTGCTCGCCGCGGAGAGGATATGGACCTCGGTGCTGTGCGTCCCCGTGCCGCTCTTGAGGATGCCGACGAGATCCCGGTTCGCGGCGACCGCGAACGCCCAATTTCCCCCCGTCTCTCCCAGTGCGGTCCCGGTGTGCATGCTGAAGCTCTGGTAGTTGCTCGCCGCGGAGAGGATATGGACCTCGGTGCTGTGCGTCCCTGTGCCGCTCTTGAGGATGCCGACGAGATCCCGGTTCGCGGCGACCGCGAACGCCCAATTTCCCCCCGTCTCTCCCAGTGCGGTCCCGGTGTGCATGCTGAAGCTCTGGTAGTTGCTCGCCGCGGAGAGGATATGGACCTCGGTGCTGTGCGTCCCTGTGCCGCTCTTGAGGATGGAGAAGAGGTCCCCGTTGTCGGCGATCGCGAACGCCCATCGGTCGTCCGTCTCCCCCAAGGGAGTGCCGGTATGCAGACTGAAATGGAGAGCGATCCCATACAAGGCCCTGGCCCCATCGCGATCCTTCTGGGTCAGGACGAGGTCACCTGTATTGATTCCCATGCAACTGGGATAGTGCATGACGGATGCCGAATCATAGGTCGTCAACGGACGCCAGTTACCGTCCTCGTAGCAACCCCCGATACCAACACGCGTGTGCTCATGACGAAACCCCAGCACATGTCCGATCTCGTGCCGCAAGATACCCGTCAGCGTCCAGGGTCCCTGCGAACCAAAGGCGACTTCATCGATGAGGATGTTCCGAATGGGCCGAGGGTAACTCGGGAAGAATGCACGCGCTGAGTACTGCCCCAGATTGACAGGGTTGACGTCGAAAACGACATTCGGATTGAGGCTCGTGCAGTTACCATCTTGCGCGCGATCGTAGATGAGTCGCACATCGGCCGAAGCCTGCCAATCATTGGCGGCGCTGGCCATGGCTTGCACCACCGAATCATGCCTGGAGCCAAAGGCCGTGCTGACGCAATAGCTCAGACTCCGCTTCTGGGTCGTGCTCCATCGATCGTCCACACTGTTGACGCGATTGACGATCAGCGCGCCATTCTGGAAATGCTGATCGTAGAACTCCTTCAATTTCGCGTGCGACTCCAAAGGGATGTCGCCGTCGACGATATAGACCCCCGTCCCGGGCTCTTGATAAGCGTTTGCCTCGAACTCCTCGAAGCTCATCGAAACCGACGTGCTCGAAATCGATTCGTCCTCGGACGAACCCGCTTCCGTGCCGGGCGAGCCGCCACAGGCCGCGAACGCGGAGATGGATACAACACGGACAGCAGCCAGGATCCATGAACAGCTATTGATTTTCATATAATTGTCTCTGCATTTACAGGCAGTGAGCAAAGGCCATTCCATGAATGGCTCTCAATGGTTATAGCGTCCGATCGACGCGACACGGGCTGACGGCTCAACCCCTCGCCTGCCCGCCTGCCCCACGAGACGGCCAGAAAACCGGGATCTCCCCACCCAAACGGACCCAGGCGCATGGGGTTGCCTCAGGCGTACCAGTCTAAATGCTGGCGGCGAGGCGAACCCTAGCACACACATCAGGTAAAGACAAGGAGCAATCTCACGGTTGTTGAATCCTCACCTGTTGCGGGTCCAACCGTGCTACAACTAAGATGTATCTGACACTACGGGATGTGACCTTCGAGGAACTGCTTACGCTGATCGCGCGCATCACGGCACGCGAGCCCCACGCCCGGTGTCAGGAAGGGAGCGGCCCCCCTGGCGCCCCTCGCCGTGGCGCTCAACCGCCTGACCACCGAGCTGTGTCGGCCCAGCCGAGCGTCGAGGACATCTTCGGTCCCCAAATACTGCTCGCCCAGTCGCCGAACTTCATGATCACGTGCGACATCGAGGCGCGTATCCGCTTCATCAATCGGACCGTGGCCGACCTGATCCCCGCGAAAGTGATTGGCACGATCATCCATGACTGGTTCACTCCGGAGTCGGTCGAGAAGACGCGCCACTGCGTCCAGCAGATGCTCTCCTCTGGAAAGAGCAGATATTCGAGGGCCAGACCTCGGACGCGGTGGACTCCGGCTGGTACATGGGCCTGCTCGCCCCCATCCATGTAAACGAGCGCATCATCGGCTTCTCCTTGATCCTCAACGACATCACCAAGCTCAAGCAGACTCAGCAACGCCTGGAGCACTCCAACCAGGAGCTGGAGAGCTTCGCCTACGTCGCCTCGCCACGGCGGCGGCGCCGGGCGAGGACGAAGCAGCAGAGGGAGGAGCGGGAGCAGGGAGGAGGTGCAGGAAGCGGCAGCGCGTCCCGAGGCTAGACCGGGCCGGGTTGCTCCGCAGGACGTTCGCAGTGGATGTCTTCTCCTGCCCAAGCTGCGGGGGCAGGCTCGCCCCGCGGCGCTCCCAGCTCGTCGGGCTCGAGTAGCTCGGCACCCGGACGTACCAGCGTGGCGTGGTGGTGCTGCACTATGGCGTCAAGCGCTGGGTTCCTTGAGCTATCGCGAGCACCCTTCTCACCGAGGCCTATGGCTCCAAAAGACCGTGGAAGGATTTCGGCTCGAGTTTGGGCGCTACGCGAACGCGAAGCGACTGAGACGAGGTGAGCGAGGTGCGGCGGAGACCTTCCGCTTCCTCGGGCTGGTTCACATCTGCGGGAAGTCCCGCCGGGGAGGCTTCTTGCTGACCCGGCACACGGACTCGAAGCGGATGCGAGCTACGCTCCAGGCGCTCAAGGGCGCCATGGCGCGGCGCCGACATGATCCAGTTGATGAGCAAGGTCGTTGGCTCGGCTCTGTCGTCCGCGGGTACTTCGCGTACCACGCGGTACCGACGAACAACCGAATCATCGGCCGTTTCCGAACGGAGGTCATCCGCGCGTGGGTGAAGAGCCTGCGACGGCGAAGCCAGCGTCACCGGCTGAACTGGAAGCGGATGACTCGGCTCGCGGACCGGTGGCTGCCGCCCGCGAAGACCCAGCATCCTTGGCCCGACGAACGATTCTACGCCAAGACCCGAGGTGGGAGCCCAGTGCGGTAATTCCGCTCGCTGGGATCTGTGCGGGGGGCGGCCTCAGCCGGAAACGGCGAAGGGCCGTCCCTACCGCGACCGTCATGAGCCTCGTTCCCTTTCGTTCGCCATGGCGCGACCCTCGAAGTGGCCACGTCCACCATCCACTCCACCCCTGCCCAGCCAGCACCGGACTTGGGGTGGAACGGATAGATATGAACGTTGATAGTGGTCGCGAAGACCCCCACCGCCAGTCCTGTTTGAATTCACACAGCTGAGGTCAGCGACCCACAAAGGCCAGGACGCCGCGGACACGTCGACGCCCCTGCCCGGCAAGGTGCTCCACTTCCGCCAGTCACTCGTGGCGGCCTCCGCACCCGCGCTGGAGTTGGGCGACTCGGAGGACATTTCCCAGAGCTACTTCCGCTGAGGCCGTGGGCCACGTGAGGCTCCCTGGCCACGCGGACGCGATCCGGGGACCCCTCTCGACCTCCTCTCCGTGGTTGACTCGACCGTACGGCCACCCTGTAATCCCAGGTGGGGCTCCTCGCGAGTGGAGCCCATGCCAGGAGGCGCCAGGTGACAAGAGGGATGGCTCTGCTGACATGCATGTTGCTTGTAGGGTGTAGCAGCGTCCCCCGGAGCGTTCTCCCTGCCACTGGACAGACAAGGTACTGCGTCTACGTCCCGAGCAGCGACTTTGAGCAGGCAGAACAAGGTGGAGCATCTGCCGCCGTGCCTTCGCCGGGGGCGGGTTCGCCGACGACTCCACTCCCCCCTTCCCCACCACCGCTGCGAGGGCTTCTGGCGGAGGAGCAGGAGATGGGGTGCCCCGCGGCATTCTCCGCCCGGCGCCGCAAGGTGGCACGACCGTGCCAGGAGCAGGCACTGGCTCTGCGGCAGGAGAAGCCCTGGTCACGGGTGGCGCGGTGGTTGCGGCCGCGGGAAGTGTTCTGCTGCTTTGCTTCACCGTCAAAGCGGTTGTGGCCGGGGAGCAGACCCCCATCGACATCGCGGACAAGTTCTACGGCACACATTTCGGCGATGTCTTTGGATGGGTTCGGGATCGGTATCCCCCAAAGAGCTGTGCGAATTCGCGCACCATCGATATAGACATCCTCATTCACCAAGCGCCTGACGGCACAGTGGCAGTGACGACAAGCGCGCCCATGGCCCAATCTGAATCGCTGTCCTCCCCTCACGCTCCTCCCAGTGGACGGCCAGATGGAGAATCCGATAGGGAAAGAAAAAAGAAACGCGGCCGTCTCTATGTGACCTACAGAAAGCTCAACAAGAAAACCAAGCTCTATTACTCAGGGCGAACCAGCATGGTCGTTGATCTCGGCCTGCCACCTGACCTCCAGGCCCAGTTAGCCATTCAATTCCGAGACATGAATCATCATATTGACGAGAACCAAGACCCGAAGGATGCTTCATTCGACAAAGCACTGCCTGATGTATTCGATATCGGAACCGCCATTGACTACGATCTGCGGCATGATGACCCAGCGTATTGGCGTATTGGCGGATTCGCGGAAGAGAGCAGCAGTTGATAGACTTCCATGGAGGCGCCCAGTCCGACACGGGCAAGCCCTATCGAACCGGGAACATCGTGCGTGCCGTGGCAAAAGACAACCCGCGAGGCAGGCGGTTTCATGACGCTGCTACAACGCACTGGGGCCAGATTCACCCTTACACAGGATATTAGGATATGCGGCCAACACATAAACCAGGTTCATTCTTGAGAATCCCCCTCGCAGATGGCTCCTTCGGCTATGGAAGGGTTCTCGAATCACCATTTGATGCCTTCTATGACTACAGAACCGCCAGCCCAGACTCAGATCTGGACAGGATCGCATCAAAGCCCATACTCTTCAGGATTGTTGTCAGCCATCCACGCCCGAAGTCATGGGAGCGTATAGGGTGGAAAGAGATTGAGGAGCGTCTGACTCAACCCATTGTCCAATTCAGAATGGAAGTGGGCCCACTCCGCCGCTGCTGGATTTTCGATAGCCTCGGCAATTCGAGAGAGGCATCCCCCCTAGAATGTATTGGGCTTGAGCCAGCGGCTGTTTGGGAGTCCCACGGTGTCGAGGAACGCCTGCTTGACGCCTTCATGGGGCGGCCCAATGATTCATTAGAGCACATATGGAAGGAGTTGGGGCAGTAGAGTGCTTTGAAGGCCGAGGCGCTCGACAGCGACCAGTCCGCGCTCGGCCAAAAGGATCATCTCGCCTACCGCGGTGGGCGCGAGCGGAGACACCGAGAAGCAAGGAACGAAGGCTCACCCAGCTTGGTTGGGCTTTCGTCCCCACACCTGGAAAAACATGTGTGAGATCACGAGCACGTCTTCGCGCGCCAGATGTGCCACGAGCTCGGTCATCAGGTTGTCCAACTCCTTGGCCTCGATCCTTCCGGCTTCGAGCAGCTCCGCGCGGACGTTCTGGATGAAGTGGACGAAGATCTCGCGACGTGGATGGCCCTTCGGATAGACGTGAATGAGGGGCCGGACCTGGATATCCGTCAGTCCGGCCTCGCGAAGCAGGCGGTGAGAGCGCCGGCCCACGAACAAGTCGATGCCGTGATCACGCGAGTGTGCGTGAAAGAGTTCGAAGAGACGATCCCACGCCGCGCAGGGCGGATCACAGCGATGCGGCAAGTAGTCGGCTTCGTGGCTGGCGACCACGCCGCCCGGCCGCGCCAGCGCCACCATCTCACGGACGATTTCCTCGGGTCGCGGGACGTTGACGAGTACGAGACGCGCATGGACGAGATCGAATGAGCCGGGCGGTAGCCCCGTCGCGCGCGCGTCCCCTTGAATCAACTCGACGTTGTGCAGGCCATGTTCGGCCACGAACGCGCGTGCGCGAGCGAGCGTGTCTCCACCGCGCTCGAGGCCCACCACCGTGCCGGAGGAGCCCACGCGCACGGAGAGTTGCTCGAGCACGCCGCTCGGACCACAGCCCAGGTCGATCGCGCGAGCGCCCACAGGGAGGTCGAGTTGGTCGAAGAGCCAGCTCGCCTCCCCCGCCATCTCTTGCGATTGGCGAACCAGACGTTGATCCTCAGCGGCCTCGTGGCCAAGCAAATAAACATCCGTGCCCATGACTTCTCCTTGCTTCAGTTGATGTTCCCAATCGCCATCTCGGCGTCGGTGCCGCTCAGGCCTCGATCTTCGTGCCGTCGATACCGCGCGGAGTGCGCAGTCCCATCGCGAACCACGCCGCGAACAGCCGCCACATGAACGCCACCGAATGCGTGGCATGGGCAGGCACGTTTCCGTCCAGGGGCGCGCCCTCGGGGCGGTCCCGGGTCATCACTCGCATCTCCACCGGCGGCGCACCGGGGATGCGGTTCCGGTACAGGCTCAGCCAATGGCCTTTGTTGAATTCGAGGAACATCGCCGAATTGCAGCAGGTCGCCACCACCCGCCGTGTTGGCGAATCGGGCTTGAGGCGATATTCCTTGAGCTGCTCCCCTCCCCTCGTGCAGCGCACGCGGTCCTTGCGATGGAGCACGAAGCTGGTGCCGCCATCGGCATCGAGCACCGGTGCCGCGCCGGGAAGCGCCTCGATCCGCCGGCCCGCTTCGCGGCAGCTCGCGCAATCACAGACCGTGGTCAGGATCGGCGCACCCGCCGCCTCGAATACCACCTGGCCGCATGCGCACGCGACGAGGTGGGACCTACCCGAATCAACACTCATCTCGCCTCGTCCTTGAGTCAAACCAGACCATCCAGGGACTACACTCCCGCCCAGAAACCGCCGCTCCAGAGCGGGTGGGCCGAGCGCCCCCTGTCATCCGCCGGTACGTGAACCCGGTGCTCCAGCCTCCACGCCGTTCACCCGAGGGGTCCGGGTGACGGCGCGCGAGTGCTCCGCTCGGGTCTACGGATTACGGATTGCCGCTACAGACCTTGTCCCGGGAACACTTGTCCGCGACAAGCACGATCCATTCGACGACATTGTCACACGACATGACCTTGATGGAATCCTGGCAGAAGTCGAAGTTGTCGCCATTGATGTGATCGTCACAGGCCGCCACCGACCAACGGTTGTTCCAGTCGGCCTTCTGCTTGATCATGCAGTCATCCTCGTTCGCATAGGCCTTGCCGCTGCCGATGTCGCCACAGCTCTCGTACCTCGCGCACATGTTCCGGGCGGTCACGGTCACCGCATCGGACTGGGAACTCACGCCGCAGCCCATCAGTCCCACCACTCCCAACATCCACAGCCAGTTGTTCATGTTCATGGACGCGGGGTTTATGCGCGGGTGCGTCATACCGGCAAGAGTCAAGAGGACCCCCGCGAAACCCGAAGGGCGGGCTTGTCGGTGCACCTCTCACTGGGGATGATTCCCCCCATGCAAGGAGCACCCATGGGAACGTTGACGGACAGGTGTGCGCTCGTGACGGGCGCGGCGAGTGGAATTGGCCAGGCGATCGCCG
Above is a window of Cystobacter fuscus DNA encoding:
- a CDS encoding SDR family NAD(P)-dependent oxidoreductase, whose amino-acid sequence is MGTLTDRCALVTGAASGIGQAIAEALGAQGVRVLVSDLDEAGARGGRAQPQRHRAAARVL
- a CDS encoding immunity 26/phosphotriesterase HocA family protein, producing the protein MRPTHKPGSFLRIPLADGSFGYGRVLESPFDAFYDYRTASPDSDLDRIASKPILFRIVVSHPRPKSWERIGWKEIEERLTQPIVQFRMEVGPLRRCWIFDSLGNSREASPLECIGLEPAAVWESHGVEERLLDAFMGRPNDSLEHIWKELGQ
- a CDS encoding methyltransferase domain-containing protein — translated: MGTDVYLLGHEAAEDQRLVRQSQEMAGEASWLFDQLDLPVGARAIDLGCGPSGVLEQLSVRVGSSGTVVGLERGGDTLARARAFVAEHGLHNVELIQGDARATGLPPGSFDLVHARLVLVNVPRPEEIVREMVALARPGGVVASHEADYLPHRCDPPCAAWDRLFELFHAHSRDHGIDLFVGRRSHRLLREAGLTDIQVRPLIHVYPKGHPRREIFVHFIQNVRAELLEAGRIEAKELDNLMTELVAHLAREDVLVISHMFFQVWGRKPNQAG
- a CDS encoding GFA family protein; this translates as MSVDSGRSHLVACACGQVVFEAAGAPILTTVCDCASCREAGRRIEALPGAAPVLDADGGTSFVLHRKDRVRCTRGGEQLKEYRLKPDSPTRRVVATCCNSAMFLEFNKGHWLSLYRNRIPGAPPVEMRVMTRDRPEGAPLDGNVPAHATHSVAFMWRLFAAWFAMGLRTPRGIDGTKIEA
- a CDS encoding DUF6184 family natural product biosynthesis lipoprotein; translated protein: MNMNNWLWMLGVVGLMGCGVSSQSDAVTVTARNMCARYESCGDIGSGKAYANEDDCMIKQKADWNNRWSVAACDDHINGDNFDFCQDSIKVMSCDNVVEWIVLVADKCSRDKVCSGNP
- a CDS encoding YnfA family protein codes for the protein MLLLRAFGLFVLTALAEVLGCYLPYLWLREGRSPLLLLPAAASLAVFAWLLTLHPTGAARTYAAYGGVYIAVALGWLWFVEGERPTAWDIIGALVAMTGMAIIVLGPRK
- a CDS encoding M57 family metalloprotease; its protein translation is MKINSCSWILAAVRVVSISAFAACGGSPGTEAGSSEDESISSTSVSMSFEEFEANAYQEPGTGVYIVDGDIPLESHAKLKEFYDQHFQNGALIVNRVNSVDDRWSTTQKRSLSYCVSTAFGSRHDSVVQAMASAANDWQASADVRLIYDRAQDGNCTSLNPNVVFDVNPVNLGQYSARAFFPSYPRPIRNILIDEVAFGSQGPWTLTGILRHEIGHVLGFRHEHTRVGIGGCYEDGNWRPLTTYDSASVMHYPSCMGINTGDLVLTQKDRDGARALYGIALHFSLHTGTPLGETDDRWAFAIADNGDLFSILKSGTGTHSTEVHILSAASNYQSFSMHTGTALGETGGNWAFAVAANRDLVGILKSGTGTHSTEVHILSAASNYQSFSMHTGTALGETGGNWAFAVAANRDLVGILKSGTGTHSTEVHILSAASNYQSFNLHTGTPLEQTDDSWEFAVAANRDLVGVHKRNTGTYSTEVHVLSAANNYQSFSMHTGTPIEETDQSWQFLVSRQRDLVGVKKNGTGTRSTEVHIVDLP